In the genome of Monodelphis domestica isolate mMonDom1 chromosome 2, mMonDom1.pri, whole genome shotgun sequence, one region contains:
- the LOC130456938 gene encoding transmembrane protein 121-like produces the protein MVSPCPTWLVVALISGSMLLADGYLLGQSPGGWWLGLGLLLSAGNVCLLLVLRPVVAGADAEAHSTRRGCTMLLWFLYIFVLEMKVYFIYRTCRAEGHCPSPPARQAFTLVLALSVPGLFALLGSPKAPEILSSFQWREELRSHLLWVVADLLDILDVQAGLWEPPQRALPFWAEGVTFFYCYALLLLLPCAALGELSLQGPQPLPHRMVLYPLLSLLTVNLATSLIRATHLLLFRDTYVSSIFLGKNLLALALKLSMFLQYRKQWLSGSSSPWTPTQPGLIIPTQAMRPT, from the coding sequence ATGGTATCCCCATGTCCTACATGGCTGGTGGTGGCCCTCATCTCAGGGAGCATGCTGCTGGCCGACGGCTATCTCCTGGGTCAGAGCCCAGGAGGTTGGTGGCTGGGCCTGGGGCTGCTGCTCTCTGCCGGCAATGTCTGCCTGCTCTTGGTACTTCGCCCCGTAGTGGCTGGTGCTGATGCAGAAGCCCATAGCACCCGCCGGGGCTGCACCATGTTGCTCTGGTTTCTCTACATCTTCGTGTTGGAGATGAAGGTCTACTTCATTTATCGGACTTGCCGGGCTGAGGGGCACTGCCCCAGCCCACCGGCCCGCCAGGCCTTCACCCTGGTGCTAGCACTCAGTGTGCCTGGACTCTTTGCCCTGCTGGGGTCTCCAAAGGCCCCAGAGATTTTGTCATCCTTCCAATGGCGTGAAGAACTCAGGAGTCACCTGCTCTGGGTGGTGGCAGACTTGCTGGATATTTTAGATGTGCAGGCAGGGCTGTGGGAGCCACCTCAAAGGGCATTGCCCTTCTGGGCAGAGGGTGTCACATTCTTCTACTGCTATGCTCTGCTACTGTTGCTACCATGTGCTGCCCTGGGGGAGCTCAGCCTACAAGGCCCCCAGCCTCTGCCTCACCGCATGGTACTCTACCCCCTCCTCAGCCTGCTCACAGTCAATCTGGCCACCAGCCTCATCAGGGCCACGCATCTCCTGCTCTTCCGTGACACTTATGTCTCCAGCATCTTTCTAGGAAAGAACTTGCTGGCCTTGGCCCTCAAGCTCAGCATGTTCCTGCAGTACCGAAAACAGTGGCTGTCTGGCTCATCATCACCCTGGACTCCCACCCAACCTGGCCTTATTATACCAACTCAGGCCATGAGGCCTACCTGA